One region of Phragmites australis chromosome 18, lpPhrAust1.1, whole genome shotgun sequence genomic DNA includes:
- the LOC133899583 gene encoding uncharacterized protein LOC133899583, whose translation MAILTMQPIGPSPTPTAHEDLRRAKVPAEDGDDFSDLDSGWVVLENSDIVPADLAAACGGQVLRSSPTLPSWARWVLGGVVCTVVPIYKRVRYLEEETVGIVENGAEVVEHIAEVTEKLSTNVADKLPEDGSLQKAVEKVEDIAEIVDNDAEKVEAIAEKIGKVCDKIDAAVEPVIDELEKELDGTPPSDNAVNSHN comes from the exons ATGGCGATCCTCACCATGCAGCCGATCGGTCCCAGTCCCACCCCGACTGCCCACGAAGACCTGAG GAGGGCGAAGGTCCCTGCTGAGGATGGTGATGATTTTAGTGACCTTGACTCAGG CTGGGTTGTTCTCGAGAACTCTGACATCGTTCCGGCGGATCTCGCTGCTGCCTGTGGCGGTCAGGTTCTACGCTCTTCTCCGACGCTTCCCTCCTG GGCGCGGTGGGTTCTTGGAGGCGTTGTGTGCACGGTCGTGCCAATCTACAAGAGAGTCAGATATCTTGAAG AGGAGACAGTAGGGATCGTGGAGAACGGTGCAGAGGTTGTGGAGCATATAGCTGAGGTTACAGAGAAGCTATCTACAAATGTCGCTGATAAACTTCCTGAAGATGGGTCGCTGCAGAAAGCAGTGGAGAAGGTTGAGGATATTGCTGAGATAGTCGATAATGATGCAGAGAAGGTTGAAGCCATCGCTGAGAAG ATTGGCAAGGTCTGTGATAAGATCGACGCTGCTGTAGAGCCTGTCATCGATGAGCTTGAAAAGGAACTTGATGGAACCCCACCATCGGACAATGCAGTTAATTCACATAATTGA